Proteins found in one Oreochromis niloticus isolate F11D_XX linkage group LG22, O_niloticus_UMD_NMBU, whole genome shotgun sequence genomic segment:
- the LOC100703877 gene encoding receptor-transporting protein 3: MGRSTEWIPALWLDVFNELLYEDNQLDYDDQWTLNFSYSQTDTVTKEERKRGWKVYAHCARGKFQCASCRKTWPSARVVVLFRYRLQRGRGTVIMRPFGQACRRCQDGFELGGFSENEVEHALLRVFAKIRKNCYGEDDDDDDDDVSSTESTVVRTRPHEEGLCEACCMGICCVDDEDDD, encoded by the exons ATGGGCAGATCCACAG AATGGATTCCTGCTTTATGGTTGGACGTCTTTAATGAGCTGCTGTATGAGGACAATCAGCTTGATTATGATGACCAGTGGACTCTCAACTTCAGCTACAGCCAGACAGACACAGTCAccaaggaggagaggaagagaggcTGGAAGGTTTATGCCCACTGTGCCCGTGGAAA ATTTCAGTGTGCGTCCTGCAGAAAGACCTGGCCCTCTGCACGAGTGGTGGTGTTGTTCCGGTACCGGCTTCAGAGGGGCCGCGGGACGGTGATCATGCGGCCCTTTGGTCAGGCCTGTCGTCGGTGCCAAGATGGTTTTGAGCTGGGTGGATTTTCCGAGAATGAGGTGGAACATGCTCTGCTGAGGGTGTTTGCCAAAATCAGGAAGAACTGCTACggcgaggatgatgatgatgatgatgacgatgtgTCATCCACAGAGTCCACCGTAGTGCGGACCAGACCCCACGAGGAGGGCCTGTGTGAGGCATGCTGTATGGGCATTTGCTGTgtggatgatgaagatgatgactaa
- the LOC100704415 gene encoding receptor-transporting protein 4 codes for MDTEWTASLWLDTFNELLNEDNELDYGDRWTLNFNYNQTDRVTEEERRRGWKVSTYCARGNFECASCTRTWASARVVLVFRYRLLRGQGTVIMRPFGQACLRCRGNNFNLPGFAEKEVEQALLRQFYKIRKNCYHEEDDDEDSGRSSSEPEAKTKPHEKNLCQACRMGICCVDDEDDD; via the exons ATGGACACAG AATGGACCGCTTCTTTATGGTTGGACACATTTAACGAACTGCTGAATGAGGACAATGAGCTGGACTATGGAGACCGGTGGACTCTCAACTTTAACTACaatcagacagacagagtcaCCGAGGAGGAAAGGAGGAGAGGCTGGAAGGTCTCCACATATTGCGCCCGTGGAAA TTTTGAGTGTGCATCCTGCACAAGAACCTGGGCTTCAGCGCGGGTGGTGTTGGTGTTCCGGTACCGGCTGCTGAGGGGCCAGGGGACGGTGATCATGCGTCCTTTTGGTCAGGCCTGTCTTCGCTGCAGAGGCAACAATTTCAATCTCCCGGGTTTCGCGGAAAAAGAGGTGGAACAAGCCCTCCTCAGGCAGTTTTACAAAATTCGGAAAAATTGCTACCAcgaggaggatgatgatgaagataGTGGGAGATCATCATCAGAGCCTGAAGCGAAGACCAAACCCCACGAGAAGAACCTGTGCCAGGCATGCCGCATGGGCATTTGCTGTgtggatgatgaagatgatgattaa
- the LOC100704149 gene encoding receptor-transporting protein 4 has protein sequence MTTSTEWTPSLWYDTFNELLDDDSELDYGDRWTLKVNYNKTDEITYEERKKGWKVSTHQANGKFQCVSCKKTWGSAQVRLVFRYRLLGGQGTVIMRPFGQACLRCRGDKFNLPGFDKKEVEQALLRQFYKIRKNCYHEEDGEKAGDNGRPSSESEEKTKPHKNHLCQACRVGHCCLDDKDDN, from the exons ATGACCACATCGACAG AATGGACGCCTTCTTTGTGGTATGACACCTTTAATGAACTGCTGGATGATGACAGTGAGCTGGACTATGGAGACCGGTGGACTCTTAAGGTTAACTACAACAAGACAGATGAAATCACTTatgaggagaggaagaaaggcTGGAAGGTCTCCACTCACCAAGCAAACGGAAA ATTTCAGTGTGTATCCTGCAAAAAGACCTGGGGTTCAGCGCAGGTGAGGTTGGTGTTCCGGTACCGGCTGCTGGGGGGCCAAGGGACAGTGATTATGCGTCCTTTTGGTCAGGCCTGTCTTCGCTGCAGAGGTGACAAATTCAATCTCCCTGGTTTTGACAAGAAAGAGGTGGAACAAGCCCTCCTCAGGCAGTTTTACAAAATTCGGAAAAACTGCTACCACGAGGAGGATGGGGAGAAGGCTGGAGACAATGGAAGACCATCATCAGAGTCTGAAGAGAAGACCAAACCACACAAGAACCACCTGTGCCAGGCATGCCGTGTGGGCCATTGCTGTCTGGATGACAAGGATGATAactag